The sequence CGCTCGACCCCGATCGCGTCCCCGACACGCCCTCGCGTGCGCCGCTCGTGCTTGTCGCGTGCTCCGGCGGCGCCGACTCCATGGCGCTCGCCTCCGCCCTCGCGTTCGAGGCGCCCAAGCTCGGCATCCGCGCCGGCGGCGTCACCGTGGACCACGGTCTGCAGTCCGGGTCCGATCTGCGCGCCGACGAGGTGGTCCTGCGGCTCACCGAGCTCGGACTGGCCCCCGCGGAGTCGATCGCGGTCACCGTCGGCCGGGAGGGCGGCCCCGAGGCCGCCGCCCGCGACGCGCGGTACGCCGCTCTGGACGACGCGGCCGATCGTCACGAGGCCGCCGCGGTCCTGCTCGGCCACACGCGCGACGACCAGGCCGAAACCGTCCTGCTCGGCCTCGCGCGCGGCTCCGGGACCCGCTCCCTGTCCGGCATGGCCGCCGTCTCCGGAGGACCGGGCGCCGACCGCCGCTACCGCCGTCCCTTCCTGCACCTGGACCGGCAGACGGCCCGCAAGGCCTGCATGGTCCAGTCGCTGCCCGTCTGGGACGACCCCCACAACGCCGATCCGGCGTACACCCGCTCCCGGCTGCGCCACGAGGGTCTGCCCGCGCTGGAGAAGGCGCTCGGCAAGGGCGTCGTCGAAGCGCTCGCCCGGACGGCCCAGCTGTCCCGTGACGACGCCGACGCACTCGACGCGTGGGCCGGCAGCGCAGAGGCCTCCGTGCGCGACGCGGCGGGCCTCCTGGAGTGCGCCAAGCTGTACGCCCTGCCGCCCGCCGTGCGCCGCCGCATCCTGCGCCGCGCCGCCATCGAGGCCGGGGCACCCGCCGGTTCGCTGTTCGCCCGGCACATCGAGGAGATCGACCGGCTGATCACCGGCTGGCGCGGCCAGGGAGCCATCAACCTCCCGGGCAAGGTCGTCGCCCAGCGGCAGGGTGGCAGACTGGTGATTCGGCAAGGCTGAAAAAGAGTCGCCCTTCGGGCGGCGACTCCCCCGGAGGGCAACCCCTCCGGGGAACGGCTCCTCCTCGCGGAGGGCCGGGAAGCAGCCGGTGGGACGACCGAAAGTGATGCGGGTGGACGCGAAAGACCTGGGCACCGACCTCCAGTCGGTGCTCATCACCAAGGAAGAGATCGACGCGAAGCTGGTCGAGCTGGCCGCGAAGATCGACGCGGAGTACGCGGGCAAGGACCTGCTGATCGTCGGTGTCCTCAAGGGCGCCGTCATGGTCATGGCGGACCTGGCCCGGGCCCTGTCCACCCCCGTCACCATGGACTGGATGGCCGTCTCCTCGTACGGCGCGGGCACCCAGTCCTCCGGAGTGGTGCGGATCCTCAAGGACCTCGACACCGACATCAAGGGCAAGCACGTCCTGATCGTCGAGGACATCATCGACTCAGGCCTGACGCTGTCCTGGCTGATCTCCAACCTCGGCTCCCGCGAGCCCGCGTCCCTCAAGGTGTGCACGCTGCTGCGCAAGCCCGAGGCCGCGAAGGTCGCGATCGACGTGGAGTGGGTCGGCTTCGACATCCCGAACGAATTCGTCATCGGGTACGGCCTCGACTACGCCGAGAAGTACCGGAACCTCCCGTTCGTCGGTACGCTCGCGCCCCATGTCTACGGTGGCTGAGGCACCCTGGACGGGTGACTCCCCCTGACAAGGGCCCAGCCCCTGTAGGACGGCCGGGAACCCCAGCGGGTTTCGCGCCGTTGGAGCATACGTAGACGGGGCTTGTCAGCCGGACCGAGCAGCTTCCGGTGGCAATGCTGGGGTACCGTCCGAAGAACAGTCTTATCAAACTCACTATGGCAGGAGGGACGGGGCGGCATCGCTCCGTATGGATGGACGTGAAGCGATACTTCCGTGGGCCGGTCATGTGGATCGTGCTGGCCGTCCTTGCCGTGGTCGTGTTGATGCAGGTCGTCGGCTCGTCCGGCGGCTACAAGACGGTGGACACCGGCCAGGTCGTCCAGGCGATCAGTGACAACAAGGTCAAACAAGCCAAGATCACTACCGGCGACGAGCAGGTCATCAAGGCCGAGCTCAAGGACGGCGAAAAGATCGAGGGCAGCTCGAAGATCCAGGCGAGCTACATCGGCGACCAGGGTGTGAACCTGGCCACGACCCTCCAGGACAAGTACCAGAACAAGCAGATTCCGGACGGCTACACGGTCTCGCCGACCAAGCAGAACGCTTTCGTCGGCATCCTGCTGTCCCTGCTTCCCTTCGTCCTCATCGTCGTCGTCTTCCTGTTCCTGATGAATCAGATGCAGGGCGGCGGCTCCCGGGTCATGCAGTTCGGGAAGTCCAAGGCGAAGCTCATCACCAAGGACACCCCGAAGACGACGTTCGCCGATGTGGCGGGCTCGGACGAGGCGGTCGAGGAACTCCACGAGATCAAGGAGTTCCTCCAGGAGCCGGCGAAGTTCCAGGCCGTCGGCGCCAAGATCCCCAAGGGTGTCCTGCTGTACGGGCCTCCCGGTACGGGCAAGACGCTGCTCGCACGTGCTGTCGCGGGCGAGGCCGGCGTTCCCTTCTACTCGATCTCCGGGTCCGACTTCGTCGAGATGTTCGTCGGTGTCGGTGCCTCGCGAGTCCGTGACCTGTTCGAGCAGGCCAAGGCGAACGCCCCGGCGATCGTCTTCGTGGACGAGATCGACGCGGTCGGCCGCCATCGCGGCGCCGGCCTCGGCGGCGGTCACGACGAGCGCGAGCAGACGCTGAACCAACTGCTCGTCGAGATGGACGGCTTCGACGTGAAGGGCGGCGTGATCCTCATCGCCGCCACGAACCGCCCGGACATCCTCGACCCGGCCCTCCTGCGCCCCGGCCGCTTCGACCGCCAGATCGCGGTCGACCGCCCGGACATGCTGGGCCGTCTGGAGATCCTCAAGGTCCACCAGAAGGGCAAGCCGGTCGCGCCGGACGTCGACCTGTCGGCCGTCGCGCGTCGCACGCCGGGATTCACGGGTGCGGACCTGTCGAACGTGCTGAACGAGGCCGCGCTGCTCACCGCGCGCAGCAATCTGAAGCTGATCGACAACCACATGCTGGACGAGGCGATCGACCGTGTGGTCGCGGGCCCGCAGAAGCGGACCCGGATCATGTCGGACAAGGAGAAGAAGATCACCGCGTACCACGAGGGCGGACACGCCCTGGTCGCGGCGGCCTCACCGAACTCCGACCCGGTGCACAAGATCACGATCCTCTCCAGGGGCCGTGCTCTCGGCTACACGATGGTCCTGCCGGACGAGGACAAGTACTCCACGACCCGCAACGAGATGCTCGACCAGCTGGCATACATGCTGGGCGGGCGCGCGGCCGAGGAGCTCGTCTTCCACGACCCGACCACGGGCGCCGCGAACGACATCGAGAAGGCCACGGCGACGGCCCGCGCGATGGTCACGCAGTACGGCATGACCGAGCGCCTCGGCGCCATCAAGTTCGGCGGCGACAACACCGAGCCCTTCCTGGGCCGGGAGATGTCGCACCCGCGCGACTACTCGGAAGAGGTCGCCGCGCTCGTCGACGAAGAGGTCAAGAAGCTCATCGAGAACGCGCACAACGAGGCCTGGGAGATCCTGGTCGAGAACCGCGACGTCCTCGATGCGCTGGTGCTGCAGCTGCTGGAGAAGGAGACGCTGAGCAAGGAGCAGATCGCCGAGGTCTTCACTCCCCTCATCAAGCGTCCGGCCCGCCCCGCGTGGACCGGCTCCTCCCGCCGCACGCCGTCCACCCGCCCGCCGGTGCTCTCCCCCAGGGAGCTGTCACTGACGAACGGGACGAACGGTTCCAGCCCCGCGATCACCTCGAAGGCCAACGCATCCGCTGAGGCCCTCCCGGTGACCGAGACGGCCCCCGAGGACCGCACCGAGAGCTGACACCCCGGCTCCCGGCGGTCCCACCAGGCCCGGAATGCATGCCGCGCCCCCCAGGTTCTAGCCTGGGGGGCGCGGCATCTTCGTATGCCCGTATGGGATACGCGTGGTCCGCGCGTGTGAGAGGCACAGAAACGAGGCACGAGATGACCGACCCCGTGAGGCTGGACGGCGAGGGCGTGATCGGCGATTTCGACGAGAAGCGCGCCGAGAACGCCGTACGAGAACTGCTGATCGCGGTCGGCGAGGATCCGGACCGGGAAGGGCTGCGGGAGACGCCGGGGCGGGTGGCCCGGGCGTACCAGGAGATCTTCGCGGGGCTGCGGCAGCGGGCGGAGGACGTCCTGACGACGACGTTCGACCTGGGTCACGACGAGATGGTCCTGGTGAAGGACATCGAGGTGTTCTCGACCTGTGAGCACCATCTGGTGCCGTTCCGGGGTGTGGCGCACGTGGGCTACATCCCGAGCACGACCGGGAAGATCACGGGGCTGTCGAAGCTGGCCCGGCTCGTGGACGTCTACGCACGCCGGCCGCAGGTGCAGGAACGGCTCACCACGCAGATCGCCGAGTCGCTGATGGAGATCCTGGAGCCGCGTGGGGTGATAGTGGTGGTGGAGTGCGAGCACATGTGCATGTCCATGCGGGGGATTCGTAAGCCGGGGGCCAAGACCATAACCTCGGCCGTTCGGGGGCAGTTGCGGGATGCGGCCACTCGGGCCGAGGCGATGAGTCTCATCATGGCGAGGTAGCCTGCGGCAGCTGGGTGCCAGGGGGTGGGGCTGGGCGTTGTGGGTGTGTGCGGGTCCGTTGTGGCTGGTCGCGCCGTTCCCCGCCTAGCCCTTGCCGGGGGGTGCGCGGGTTCATCGCCGGGTGCGGCCCGGTGGGGGCCGTTCGCGCACTTCTCCGCGCCCCTTAAGGGCGACAAGATTGCGCCGTTCCCCGCGCCCCTGAAAGACGAAAGACTGCGCCGTTCCCCGCGCCCCTTGGGAGGGGCTGCGCCCCATTGCGAGGGTCAGGCCGGGGCTGTGGTGCCGTTTGTGTCGTCGTCTTCCGGGAGTTTGCAGACTCGTTCCAGGAAGAAGGCGGCCGCTATGACGGCGAGGCCTGCCAGGACCGAGAAGCCGGCGTAGATGGCCTGGTCCCGGCGGGCGGGGATGTCCAGGGACTCCAGGAGGAACGCGCCCGTGCCGCCGTACATCCCGGCGACCAGGGCCGCCACCAGCGCGCTGGCCTGGCCGAAGACGACCGCGCGGGCGGCCATCATGGGGTCGACCCGCTTGGCGTCGGGCCGGCGCTCGCGCTGGGCCTTCAGCCGGGACCGCAGGGAGAGCGCCGTGGCCAGCAGGACCACGGCGATCAGCGCCAGGACGACGGGGGCGGCCAGGGGGACCCGGGGCAGCGTGCCCACCGAGTTCCACAGGCGGGCTCCTGCCCAGGACAGCACCCCGGCGACGAGGAACACCGCGGCCAGCGTCCTGATGCGCAGCTCTTTCACTCAGTTCCTCTCACGATGGCGTCTTGCACCTTAACGACTACTCGGGCAGCTGGAGTTCCAGGTCGGCGCGGGGCGCGACCCCGTCACGGGGAACCGCGGCGAGCAGCTGTGCCACGGGGCCGTGACCGGGCAACTGCGCCTCGGGCTCCACGTCGTTCCAGGGGGCGAGGACGAAGGCCCGCTCGTGGGCGCGCGGGTGGGGGAGGGTCAGCGTCGGATCGTCGGACACCATGTCCGCGTACGCCACGATGTCGACGTCGATCGTGCGGGGGCCCCAGCGCTCGTCCCGGACCCGGTGGAAGGCCTCCTCCACAGCGTGGGCCCGCTCCAGGAGCGAGGACGGCGGGAGCGTCGTCTTCAGGACGATCACCGCGTTGAAGTACGACGGCTGACTGTCCGGCGCCACACCCCACGGCTCCGTCTCGTACACCGGGGAGACCGCTTTGACCCGGACGCCGGGGGTGTCCTCCAGCGCGTCGATGGCGCCCTGGAGGGTCTCCAGGCGGTTGCCGAGGTTCGAACCGAGCGAGACCACGGCGCGCCTCGGGTTCTGCAGGGTCGTGTCGGCGGCGTCCACCCGCTCCACCACGGAGGCGGGCACCGGCTGTACGGTCGGGTCGCTCTGACCCTCGGTGAACGCTGTCATGCACGGCTCCGGATGATGGTGACGGTCACGTCGTCGAAGGGGACCGTGATCGGGGCGTCCGGCTTGTGGACGCACACCTCGACCTCCTGGACCCCGTCGTGCTTGAGGCAGGTCTCGGCGATCTGCTCGGCGAGGGTCTCGATGAGGTTCACCGGTTCGCCCTGGACGACGGCCACGACCTCCTCCGCCACGATGCCGTAGTGCACGGTCTTCGTGAGGTCGTCGTCGGCCGCGGCGGGCCGGGTGTCCAGGCCCAGCGTGAGGTCCACGATGAAGGTCTGGCCCTCTTCGCGTTCCTTGGGGAAGACACCGTGGTGTCCACGGGCCCTGAGGCCGCGCAGCGCGACACGATCCACGCGAATCACTCCTG is a genomic window of Streptomyces sp. NBC_00414 containing:
- the tilS gene encoding tRNA lysidine(34) synthetase TilS — encoded protein: MGPHPAVAAIRLAVRRVLHDVLTDHAPSLDPDRVPDTPSRAPLVLVACSGGADSMALASALAFEAPKLGIRAGGVTVDHGLQSGSDLRADEVVLRLTELGLAPAESIAVTVGREGGPEAAARDARYAALDDAADRHEAAAVLLGHTRDDQAETVLLGLARGSGTRSLSGMAAVSGGPGADRRYRRPFLHLDRQTARKACMVQSLPVWDDPHNADPAYTRSRLRHEGLPALEKALGKGVVEALARTAQLSRDDADALDAWAGSAEASVRDAAGLLECAKLYALPPAVRRRILRRAAIEAGAPAGSLFARHIEEIDRLITGWRGQGAINLPGKVVAQRQGGRLVIRQG
- the hpt gene encoding hypoxanthine phosphoribosyltransferase — protein: MRVDAKDLGTDLQSVLITKEEIDAKLVELAAKIDAEYAGKDLLIVGVLKGAVMVMADLARALSTPVTMDWMAVSSYGAGTQSSGVVRILKDLDTDIKGKHVLIVEDIIDSGLTLSWLISNLGSREPASLKVCTLLRKPEAAKVAIDVEWVGFDIPNEFVIGYGLDYAEKYRNLPFVGTLAPHVYGG
- the ftsH gene encoding ATP-dependent zinc metalloprotease FtsH, whose product is MDVKRYFRGPVMWIVLAVLAVVVLMQVVGSSGGYKTVDTGQVVQAISDNKVKQAKITTGDEQVIKAELKDGEKIEGSSKIQASYIGDQGVNLATTLQDKYQNKQIPDGYTVSPTKQNAFVGILLSLLPFVLIVVVFLFLMNQMQGGGSRVMQFGKSKAKLITKDTPKTTFADVAGSDEAVEELHEIKEFLQEPAKFQAVGAKIPKGVLLYGPPGTGKTLLARAVAGEAGVPFYSISGSDFVEMFVGVGASRVRDLFEQAKANAPAIVFVDEIDAVGRHRGAGLGGGHDEREQTLNQLLVEMDGFDVKGGVILIAATNRPDILDPALLRPGRFDRQIAVDRPDMLGRLEILKVHQKGKPVAPDVDLSAVARRTPGFTGADLSNVLNEAALLTARSNLKLIDNHMLDEAIDRVVAGPQKRTRIMSDKEKKITAYHEGGHALVAAASPNSDPVHKITILSRGRALGYTMVLPDEDKYSTTRNEMLDQLAYMLGGRAAEELVFHDPTTGAANDIEKATATARAMVTQYGMTERLGAIKFGGDNTEPFLGREMSHPRDYSEEVAALVDEEVKKLIENAHNEAWEILVENRDVLDALVLQLLEKETLSKEQIAEVFTPLIKRPARPAWTGSSRRTPSTRPPVLSPRELSLTNGTNGSSPAITSKANASAEALPVTETAPEDRTES
- the folE gene encoding GTP cyclohydrolase I FolE is translated as MTDPVRLDGEGVIGDFDEKRAENAVRELLIAVGEDPDREGLRETPGRVARAYQEIFAGLRQRAEDVLTTTFDLGHDEMVLVKDIEVFSTCEHHLVPFRGVAHVGYIPSTTGKITGLSKLARLVDVYARRPQVQERLTTQIAESLMEILEPRGVIVVVECEHMCMSMRGIRKPGAKTITSAVRGQLRDAATRAEAMSLIMAR
- a CDS encoding DUF3180 domain-containing protein; translation: MKELRIRTLAAVFLVAGVLSWAGARLWNSVGTLPRVPLAAPVVLALIAVVLLATALSLRSRLKAQRERRPDAKRVDPMMAARAVVFGQASALVAALVAGMYGGTGAFLLESLDIPARRDQAIYAGFSVLAGLAVIAAAFFLERVCKLPEDDDTNGTTAPA
- the folK gene encoding 2-amino-4-hydroxy-6-hydroxymethyldihydropteridine diphosphokinase; amino-acid sequence: MTAFTEGQSDPTVQPVPASVVERVDAADTTLQNPRRAVVSLGSNLGNRLETLQGAIDALEDTPGVRVKAVSPVYETEPWGVAPDSQPSYFNAVIVLKTTLPPSSLLERAHAVEEAFHRVRDERWGPRTIDVDIVAYADMVSDDPTLTLPHPRAHERAFVLAPWNDVEPEAQLPGHGPVAQLLAAVPRDGVAPRADLELQLPE
- the folB gene encoding dihydroneopterin aldolase, with translation MDRVALRGLRARGHHGVFPKEREEGQTFIVDLTLGLDTRPAAADDDLTKTVHYGIVAEEVVAVVQGEPVNLIETLAEQIAETCLKHDGVQEVEVCVHKPDAPITVPFDDVTVTIIRSRA